The Deinococcus koreensis genome window below encodes:
- a CDS encoding alpha/beta fold hydrolase, whose product MTGRGRPIVLIHGLSGSSRWWRRNLSALTREHQVFVLDLTGYGSARRQRALGVRASARIVAEWLRQSALTEVTLIGHSMGGHIAIHVAALAPQRVDTLILAGASGLLKVPLYRSVLNLPRALVSGRKRFLPQVFGDALRAGPLNLLRSGRDLLKDSVQDILPEIQARTLIIWGERDALVPLPVGQMLAGAIRGARLEVIPRAGHIVMVDDAERFNTLVLDFIGEAARSGAEHPTSQPTGTG is encoded by the coding sequence GTGACCGGCCGCGGCCGCCCCATCGTGCTGATCCACGGCCTGAGTGGTTCGAGCCGCTGGTGGCGCCGCAACCTGTCGGCCCTGACGCGTGAGCACCAGGTCTTCGTGCTCGACCTGACCGGCTACGGCTCGGCGCGCCGGCAACGGGCGCTGGGGGTGCGGGCCAGCGCCCGGATCGTCGCCGAGTGGCTCCGGCAGAGCGCCCTGACCGAGGTGACCCTGATCGGCCACTCCATGGGCGGGCATATCGCCATCCATGTGGCGGCCCTGGCGCCGCAGCGGGTGGACACCCTGATCCTGGCCGGCGCCAGCGGCCTGCTCAAGGTGCCGCTCTACCGCAGCGTCCTGAACCTGCCCCGCGCCCTGGTCTCGGGTCGCAAGCGCTTCCTGCCGCAGGTGTTCGGAGACGCCCTGCGCGCCGGCCCGCTGAACCTGCTGCGGAGCGGCCGCGATCTGCTCAAGGACAGCGTGCAGGACATCCTCCCGGAGATTCAGGCGCGAACCCTGATCATCTGGGGCGAGCGCGACGCGCTGGTGCCGCTGCCGGTCGGCCAGATGCTGGCCGGGGCCATCCGGGGTGCCCGCCTGGAGGTCATCCCGCGTGCCGGCCATATCGTGATGGTGGACGACGCGGAGCGCTTCAACACCCTGGTGCTGGATTTCATCGGCGAGGCCGCCCGATCCGGGGCCGAGCACCCGACCAGCCAGCCCACAGGCACCGGGTGA
- the aspS gene encoding aspartate--tRNA ligase has product MKRTAYIGQLTESHVGQTVTLQGWVNRRRDLGGLIFLKLRDRSGLVQVQVEPDSPAFPQADQLRAEYVAEIEGTYQLRPEGQRKGGLADFEVIASRVRVLNTAKTPPFELDKGESVAEDIRLKYRYLDLRRPEMQRHLLLRSKAVAAITAFLDTEGFVQVETPMLTKSTPEGARDFLVPSRLNPGEFYALPQSPQLFKQLLMISGMDRYYQLARCFRDEDLRADRQPDFTQLDMELSFVEQDDVLELNERLLSHVFRETLGVELPLPFPRLSYFEAMDQYGSDKPDLRFDSAFEDVTGLFRGGEFAAFASAGCVKVLVAPELTRRQIDELERVAKQNGARGLAWLRREGEGFTGGISKFVGAQTAELLARTGVQDGGTLLFSAGEWKGAVSALGAVRLALRDLFDLTAGGPRFHVAWVMEFPQLDFDPESGTWTYMHHPFTAPHPDDVALFGTERQGEIRAQAYDLVLNGFEVGGGSIRIHDPQVQAQMFGAIGFTPEQAQDKFGFFMDALAYGTPPHGGIAWGFDRLIMVMTGASSIREVIAFPKNNRGADLMALAPSPVEAAQLGEVGLQVQTPERV; this is encoded by the coding sequence ATGAAACGCACCGCCTATATCGGCCAGCTCACCGAATCGCACGTCGGCCAGACCGTGACCCTGCAGGGCTGGGTCAACCGCCGGCGGGATCTGGGCGGCCTGATCTTCCTGAAACTGCGCGACCGCTCCGGGCTGGTGCAGGTGCAGGTCGAGCCCGATTCCCCCGCCTTCCCCCAGGCCGATCAGCTGCGCGCCGAATATGTCGCGGAGATCGAGGGAACGTACCAGCTGCGCCCGGAGGGCCAGCGCAAGGGCGGACTGGCCGACTTCGAGGTCATCGCCTCGCGGGTGCGCGTCCTGAACACGGCGAAAACGCCGCCTTTCGAGCTCGACAAGGGCGAGTCGGTGGCCGAGGACATCCGCCTGAAGTACCGCTACCTGGACTTGCGGCGCCCGGAGATGCAGCGCCACCTGCTGCTCCGGAGCAAGGCGGTGGCCGCCATCACGGCCTTCCTGGACACCGAGGGCTTCGTGCAGGTCGAGACGCCCATGCTCACCAAGTCCACGCCCGAGGGTGCCCGCGACTTCCTGGTGCCCAGCCGCCTGAATCCGGGCGAGTTCTACGCCCTGCCGCAGTCGCCGCAGCTGTTCAAGCAGCTCCTGATGATCTCGGGCATGGATCGCTACTACCAGCTGGCCCGCTGCTTCCGCGACGAGGATCTGCGCGCCGACCGCCAGCCGGACTTCACGCAGCTGGACATGGAACTCTCGTTCGTCGAGCAGGATGACGTGCTGGAGCTGAACGAGCGGCTGCTCTCGCACGTGTTCCGCGAGACCCTGGGGGTGGAACTGCCCCTCCCCTTTCCCCGGCTCTCCTACTTCGAGGCGATGGATCAATACGGCTCGGATAAGCCGGATCTGCGCTTCGACTCGGCCTTCGAGGACGTCACCGGGCTGTTCCGGGGCGGCGAGTTCGCGGCCTTCGCCTCGGCCGGGTGCGTCAAGGTGCTGGTGGCCCCCGAGCTGACGCGCAGGCAGATCGACGAACTGGAGCGCGTCGCCAAGCAGAACGGGGCGCGCGGCCTGGCTTGGCTGCGGCGCGAGGGCGAGGGGTTCACGGGCGGCATCAGCAAGTTCGTGGGCGCGCAGACGGCGGAGCTGCTGGCCCGCACCGGCGTTCAGGACGGCGGCACCCTGCTGTTCTCGGCGGGCGAGTGGAAGGGAGCCGTGTCGGCGCTGGGCGCCGTGCGCCTGGCCCTGCGCGACCTCTTTGACCTGACGGCCGGCGGCCCCCGCTTCCATGTCGCCTGGGTCATGGAGTTCCCGCAGCTCGACTTCGACCCGGAGAGCGGCACCTGGACGTACATGCACCACCCCTTCACCGCGCCGCACCCGGACGACGTGGCCCTCTTCGGCACCGAGCGCCAGGGCGAGATCCGCGCCCAGGCCTACGATCTGGTCTTGAACGGCTTCGAGGTGGGGGGTGGCAGCATCCGCATCCACGATCCGCAGGTGCAGGCGCAGATGTTCGGCGCCATCGGTTTCACGCCCGAGCAGGCGCAGGACAAGTTCGGCTTCTTCATGGACGCGCTGGCCTACGGCACCCCGCCGCACGGCGGCATCGCCTGGGGCTTCGACCGCCTGATCATGGTGATGACGGGCGCCAGCTCGATCCGCGAGGTCATCGCCTTCCCCAAGAACAACCGGGGCGCCGACCTGATGGCCCTGGCGCCCTCCCCTGTCGAGGCCGCTCAGCTGGGCGAGGTCGGCCTGCAGGTGCAGACTCCGGAACGGGTCTGA
- the pdxT gene encoding pyridoxal 5'-phosphate synthase glutaminase subunit PdxT, protein MKVGVLALQGAFREHRRHLEALGAEVREVRLPADLNGLVGLILPGGESTTMARLLSEYALWEPLAAFYRRGGVLWGTCAGAILLAAEVLGAPPQDGGFQRSLGLLEVTVQRNAFGRQVDSFTTPLEIAGLDGPVEAVFIRAPAFSRVGAGVEVLARLGEQAVMVRQGRVLASAFHPELTRDGRLHAAFLGQITEAQSVAVR, encoded by the coding sequence CTGAAGGTCGGCGTCCTGGCCCTCCAGGGCGCCTTCCGGGAGCACCGGCGTCACCTTGAGGCCCTGGGCGCCGAGGTGCGCGAGGTTCGCCTGCCGGCCGATCTCAACGGGCTGGTGGGGCTGATCCTGCCCGGCGGGGAGAGCACCACCATGGCCCGGCTGCTCAGCGAGTATGCCCTCTGGGAGCCACTGGCGGCGTTCTATCGCCGGGGCGGCGTCCTGTGGGGCACCTGCGCCGGCGCCATCCTGCTGGCCGCCGAGGTGCTGGGCGCCCCTCCGCAGGACGGCGGCTTCCAGCGCAGCCTGGGACTGCTCGAGGTGACGGTGCAGCGCAACGCCTTCGGGCGGCAGGTCGATTCCTTCACCACCCCGCTGGAGATCGCCGGTCTGGACGGCCCGGTCGAGGCCGTGTTCATCCGGGCCCCGGCCTTCTCGCGGGTCGGGGCAGGCGTGGAGGTGCTGGCCCGGCTGGGGGAACAGGCAGTGATGGTGCGTCAGGGCCGGGTGCTCGCCAGCGCCTTCCACCCCGAGCTGACCAGGGACGGCCGGCTCCACGCCGCCTTTCTCGGGCAGATCACCGAGGCCCAATCTGTGGCAGTTCGATAA
- the pdxS gene encoding pyridoxal 5'-phosphate synthase lyase subunit PdxS — protein sequence MTDSQTGTPQLKQGFAEMFKGGVIMDVVTADQARIAEAAGATAVMALERVPADIRVDGGVARMSDPKMIKEIIAAVTIPVMAKVRIGHVVEAQILQALGVDFIDESEVLTPADEQYHILKSEFKVPFVCGAKNLGEALRRVGEGASMIRTKGEAGTGNVVEAVRHARTVLGEIRAIQARPAEELMTVARDLQAPYELVRWVHQHGTLPVVNFAAGGVATPADAALMMVLGLDGVFVGSGIFKSDNPERRARAIVKAVTHYQNADVLAEISEDLGAPMTGINIDSLIPAERLASRGW from the coding sequence ATGACTGACTCCCAGACCGGAACCCCCCAGCTCAAGCAGGGCTTCGCCGAGATGTTCAAGGGCGGCGTGATCATGGACGTGGTGACCGCCGATCAGGCGCGCATCGCCGAGGCGGCCGGCGCCACCGCCGTGATGGCCCTGGAGCGGGTGCCGGCCGATATCCGGGTGGACGGCGGCGTGGCCCGCATGAGCGATCCCAAGATGATCAAGGAGATCATCGCCGCCGTGACCATCCCCGTGATGGCCAAGGTGCGGATCGGGCACGTGGTCGAGGCGCAGATCCTGCAGGCCCTGGGCGTGGACTTCATCGACGAGTCCGAGGTGCTGACCCCGGCCGACGAGCAGTACCACATCCTGAAGAGCGAGTTCAAGGTGCCCTTCGTGTGCGGCGCCAAGAATCTGGGCGAGGCGCTGCGCCGCGTGGGCGAGGGCGCCAGCATGATCCGCACCAAGGGCGAGGCCGGCACCGGCAACGTGGTCGAGGCCGTGCGCCACGCCCGCACCGTGCTGGGAGAAATCCGCGCCATCCAGGCGCGCCCTGCCGAGGAACTGATGACGGTGGCCCGCGACCTGCAGGCGCCCTACGAACTCGTTCGCTGGGTGCACCAGCACGGCACCCTGCCGGTGGTGAACTTCGCGGCCGGCGGTGTCGCCACCCCCGCCGACGCGGCCCTGATGATGGTGCTGGGCCTGGACGGCGTCTTCGTGGGCAGCGGCATCTTCAAGAGCGACAACCCCGAACGCCGCGCCCGGGCCATCGTCAAGGCGGTCACCCACTACCAGAATGCCGACGTCCTGGCCGAGATCAGCGAGGATCTGGGCGCCCCCATGACCGGCATCAACATCGACAGCCTGATTCCCGCCGAGCGGCTCGCCAGCCGTGGCTGGTAA
- a CDS encoding alpha/beta fold hydrolase, whose translation MSGVHALFLQVRGLQTHAWVRGEGRPLVIVPGLGCASWMYVRVARELARERRVYVYDPPGHGHSEGSRAYPATIEDLTDHLAAWLEVAGLHRAAIFGHSLGGEVIFDLMARYPGCAGALIACAPTGIPENPSVPVQVARLLRDLPRERLGLVLPGLHAYARCGARRMLELAGDQARHDTGPLLGQIRAPTLLLDGLYDPVIRSWTVQAIQTAIPDAVIRQIRGGTHALTDTFPRTVARYSLDFLKDADC comes from the coding sequence GTGAGCGGCGTCCACGCCCTGTTCCTGCAGGTTCGGGGACTGCAGACGCACGCCTGGGTGAGGGGAGAGGGCCGACCCCTGGTGATCGTGCCGGGCCTGGGCTGCGCCTCGTGGATGTACGTGCGGGTGGCCCGTGAACTGGCCCGTGAACGCCGGGTCTATGTGTACGACCCGCCTGGCCACGGCCACAGCGAGGGCAGCCGCGCCTACCCGGCCACCATCGAGGATCTGACGGATCATCTCGCCGCCTGGCTGGAGGTGGCCGGCCTGCACCGCGCGGCCATCTTCGGCCATTCGCTGGGCGGTGAAGTGATCTTCGACCTGATGGCGCGCTATCCGGGCTGCGCGGGCGCCCTGATCGCCTGCGCGCCCACCGGCATCCCGGAGAATCCCAGCGTGCCCGTGCAGGTGGCCCGCCTGTTGCGGGATCTGCCCAGGGAACGCCTGGGCCTGGTCTTGCCTGGCCTCCACGCCTACGCCCGGTGTGGGGCCCGCCGGATGCTGGAGCTGGCGGGCGATCAGGCCCGGCACGACACCGGGCCCCTGCTCGGTCAGATCCGCGCGCCCACCCTGCTGCTGGACGGCCTGTACGACCCCGTGATCCGTTCCTGGACGGTGCAGGCCATCCAGACCGCCATTCCGGACGCCGTGATCCGGCAGATCCGCGGCGGCACCCACGCCCTGACCGACACCTTTCCACGCACGGTGGCCCGCTACAGCCTCGACTTCCTGAAGGATGCGGACTGCTGA
- the hisS gene encoding histidine--tRNA ligase, producing MAIQRPKGTQDHLPEGSPKLSLDTRASAFVHVQDVARRVLERAGARFIATPLFEEAELVRRGVGGSTDIVRKEMFTVFYFGDHGGYILRPEGTASIVRAYLQNGLKQLPAPLKLWTHGPMFRAENVQKGRLRQFHQVDYEVLGSTDPLVDAEAIRLMVEVVQALGLRGVRVKLGSIGDPADRDAYNAYLRTLFGAHVDRLSDDSKDRLERNPMRILDSKSAGDQALIGELGVRPMLDFLGDEARANFEAVQAYLSAWNVDFDIDPSIVRGLDYYRRTAWELHHEGVGAKSALGGGGRYDGLAEQLGGAAVPGIGWAFGIERLLLAMEAEGVAVPAAPGPELYVVALDEAYVPQAAAVAMTARQWARSEFAYRAQKPGNAFRDGERRGARLVALIGSDEAAQGTLSIKDLASGVQTNLPTADLAAFLHEQGLHDQGRQPQAALSPTAQENA from the coding sequence ATGGCGATACAGCGCCCCAAGGGGACACAGGATCATCTGCCGGAGGGCAGTCCCAAACTCAGCCTCGATACCCGCGCGTCGGCCTTCGTGCATGTGCAGGATGTGGCCCGCCGGGTACTGGAGCGGGCCGGGGCGAGGTTCATCGCCACGCCCCTGTTCGAGGAAGCCGAGCTGGTCAGGCGCGGCGTCGGCGGCAGCACCGACATCGTCCGCAAGGAGATGTTCACGGTGTTCTACTTCGGCGACCACGGGGGTTACATCCTGCGCCCGGAGGGCACGGCGAGCATCGTGCGGGCCTACCTGCAGAACGGCCTCAAGCAGTTGCCGGCTCCCCTGAAGCTCTGGACGCACGGGCCGATGTTCCGCGCCGAGAATGTGCAGAAGGGCCGCCTGCGCCAGTTTCATCAGGTGGACTACGAGGTGCTGGGCAGCACCGACCCGCTGGTGGACGCCGAGGCGATCCGGCTGATGGTGGAGGTCGTGCAGGCGCTGGGCCTCAGGGGCGTGCGCGTCAAGCTGGGCAGTATCGGCGACCCGGCCGACCGCGACGCCTACAACGCCTATCTGCGGACACTCTTCGGCGCCCACGTGGATCGCCTCTCGGACGATTCGAAAGACCGCCTGGAACGCAACCCGATGCGGATTCTGGACTCCAAGAGCGCGGGCGATCAGGCCCTGATCGGCGAACTGGGCGTGAGGCCCATGCTGGACTTCCTGGGCGACGAGGCGCGGGCGAATTTCGAGGCGGTGCAGGCGTACCTGAGCGCCTGGAACGTGGATTTCGACATCGACCCCAGCATCGTGCGGGGGCTGGACTATTACCGCCGCACCGCCTGGGAACTGCACCATGAGGGCGTGGGGGCCAAATCCGCGCTGGGCGGGGGCGGCCGCTACGACGGGCTGGCCGAGCAGCTGGGCGGCGCGGCCGTACCGGGCATCGGCTGGGCCTTCGGCATCGAGAGATTGCTCCTGGCGATGGAGGCCGAGGGCGTGGCCGTGCCCGCCGCACCCGGCCCGGAGCTGTATGTGGTCGCCCTGGATGAGGCTTACGTGCCGCAGGCCGCCGCCGTGGCCATGACCGCCCGCCAGTGGGCACGCAGCGAATTCGCCTACCGTGCCCAGAAACCCGGCAACGCCTTCCGCGACGGCGAACGTCGGGGAGCGCGGCTGGTGGCCCTGATCGGCTCCGACGAGGCCGCGCAGGGCACCCTCAGTATCAAAGACCTGGCGAGTGGGGTGCAGACGAACTTGCCCACGGCCGACCTCGCCGCCTTCCTTCACGAACAAGGCCTTCACGACCAGGGCCGGCAGCCCCAGGCCGCCCTGTCCCCCACCGCTCAGGAGAACGCATGA